In Tursiops truncatus isolate mTurTru1 chromosome 9, mTurTru1.mat.Y, whole genome shotgun sequence, a single genomic region encodes these proteins:
- the LOC101327377 gene encoding LOW QUALITY PROTEIN: peroxiredoxin-5, mitochondrial (The sequence of the model RefSeq protein was modified relative to this genomic sequence to represent the inferred CDS: inserted 3 bases in 2 codons; substituted 3 bases at 3 genomic stop codons), producing the protein MSWAKEEVPGCEESGHLETSGFRSMPTSTFLGPIKAGDAIPSVVVFESEPXNKANLAESEAKEGVLSGILEAFTLSSSXTQLPRFVEQAGALKAEGVQVVAGLRVNDVFVTEGQGRAHNTKGKGGLPADPTVVFGQETHLLLDDSLVFLFGNXWLKRYCLXQRKVKSMNGSPXGPGFTCSLAGNLVCSSLASAQRYFFSPSLFHLPDPGRGPQANLSWSHSTGALARFLQ; encoded by the exons ATGTCCTGGGCAAAGGAGGAGGTGCCTGGATGCGAAGAGAGTGGACACTTGGAGACCAGTGGTTTCAGAAGCATGCCCACATCCACATTCCTTGGCCCCATCAAGGCGGGAGATGCCATCCCATCGGTGGTGGTGTTTGAAAGTGAGC GAAACAAGGCGAATCTAGCAGAATCTGAGGCCAAGGAGGGGGTGCTGTCTGGAATCCTTGAGGCCTTTACCCTCAGCTCTTCCTAGACCCAGCTGCCACGGTTTGTGGAGCAGGCTGGGGCTCTGAAGGCTGAGGGGGTCCAGGTGGTGGCAGGTCTGAGGGTGAATGATGTCTTCGTGACTGAAGGGCAGGGACGAGCCCACAACACGAAAGGCAAGGGTGGGCTCCCGGCTGACCCCACTGTGGTCTTCGGGCAGGAGACACATTTGTTACTAGATGATTCCTTGGTGTTTCTCTTTGGGAACTGATGGCTTAAGAGGTACTGCTTGTAACAGAGGAAGGTGAAGTCCATGAATGGGAGCCC TGGCCCAGGCTTCACCTGCAGCCTGGCTGGGAACCTCGTCTGTAGCTCTTTGGCCTCTGCCCAGAGGTatttcttctccccttccctttttcACCTGCCTGACCCAGGCAGAGGGCCTCAAGCCAACCTCAGCTGGAGCCACTCAACTGGTGCCTTAGCCAGATTTCTGCAATAA